One Polaribacter sp. SA4-12 genomic window carries:
- the mutS gene encoding DNA mismatch repair protein MutS encodes MAKPKPKKVTPLMKQYNAIKTRYPDAMLLFRVGDFYETFGEDAKKAAGVLGITLTKRGAGSETETALAGFPHHSLNTYLPKLVKAGMRVAICDQLEDPKMTKTIVKRGVTELVTPGVSLNDEVLQTKTNNFLAAVHFDKKQLGISFLDVSTGEYLVAQGNAEYIDKLLQNFSPSEVLVQKQNKQQFLELFENRYYTFYLDDWVFQKEYANETLQNHFEVKSLKGFGIQDLKNGIIAAGAVLYYLSETQHNQLKHIQHISRIAEDNYVWMDRFTVRNLELYNPNSINAVTLLNVIDKTISPMGGRLLKRWLALPLKNIDEIKNRHELVKFFIDSDDFSQTVTYQLKQISDLERLISKVATGKASPREIVLLKDSLKAILPIKSSAEKSKNNAVNKLGNQLHTCQDLIEKINETLFDDAPVNINKGNAIATGVHQELDDLRAISNSGKEYLDNMLKREVERTGITSLKISFNNVFGYYIEVRNSHKDKVPEEWIRKQTLVNAERYITEELKEYETKILGAEEKIAKLEQEIFSKLLQYIIQFVQIVQENAQIIAKIDCLLSFSVLAIDNNYVRPIMDESTDLEIKNGRHPVIEKQLPIDQTYIANDVVLNRNQQQIIMITGPNMSGKSAILRQTALIVLLAQMGSYVPAQNAKIGIVDKIFTRVGASDNISMGESTFMVEMNETASILNNLSERSLVLLDEIGRGTSTYDGISIAWAISEFLHEHPSRAKTLFATHYHELNEMTATFERIKNFNVSVKELKDTIIFLRKLVSGGSNHSFGIHVAKLAGMPNMVIHRANKILAKLEKSNKNTEVKDVLKHEQHEEMQLSFFQLDDPLLENIKEEILATNIDTLTPIEALMKLNEIKRMLIKK; translated from the coding sequence TTGGCAAAACCGAAACCAAAAAAGGTAACTCCTTTAATGAAACAATACAATGCTATCAAGACAAGATATCCTGATGCAATGTTACTTTTTCGTGTAGGGGATTTTTATGAAACTTTTGGAGAAGATGCTAAAAAAGCTGCCGGAGTTTTAGGAATTACGTTAACAAAACGTGGTGCTGGTAGTGAAACAGAAACTGCTTTGGCTGGTTTTCCGCATCATTCTTTAAATACCTATTTACCAAAATTGGTAAAAGCAGGAATGCGTGTTGCAATTTGTGATCAGTTAGAAGACCCTAAAATGACAAAAACCATTGTAAAACGTGGTGTTACAGAATTAGTGACTCCTGGAGTTTCTTTAAATGACGAAGTTTTACAAACCAAAACAAACAACTTTTTAGCGGCTGTTCATTTTGATAAAAAACAACTCGGAATTTCATTTTTAGATGTTTCTACAGGTGAATATTTGGTTGCGCAAGGAAATGCAGAATACATCGATAAGTTATTGCAAAACTTCTCTCCAAGTGAAGTTTTAGTGCAAAAACAAAACAAACAACAGTTTTTAGAGCTTTTTGAAAACAGATATTACACGTTTTATTTAGACGATTGGGTTTTTCAAAAGGAATACGCAAACGAAACTTTACAGAATCATTTTGAAGTAAAAAGCTTAAAAGGTTTTGGAATTCAGGATTTAAAAAACGGAATTATTGCTGCCGGAGCAGTGTTGTATTATTTGTCTGAAACGCAACATAATCAACTAAAACACATTCAACATATCAGCAGAATTGCTGAAGATAATTATGTTTGGATGGATCGTTTTACGGTTAGAAACTTAGAATTGTATAATCCGAATTCTATAAATGCGGTCACACTTTTAAACGTTATTGATAAAACGATTTCACCAATGGGTGGACGCTTATTAAAACGTTGGTTGGCACTTCCTTTAAAAAATATTGACGAAATTAAAAATCGTCATGAATTGGTAAAATTCTTTATAGATTCTGATGATTTTTCTCAGACGGTAACCTATCAATTAAAACAAATATCAGATTTAGAAAGATTGATTTCTAAAGTTGCCACAGGTAAAGCTTCACCTAGAGAAATTGTCTTACTAAAAGATTCTTTAAAGGCGATTCTTCCGATAAAATCATCCGCAGAAAAAAGTAAAAATAACGCTGTAAACAAACTAGGTAATCAGCTGCATACTTGCCAAGATTTAATTGAAAAAATTAATGAAACTTTGTTTGATGATGCACCTGTAAACATCAATAAAGGAAATGCAATTGCTACTGGCGTTCATCAAGAATTAGACGATTTACGCGCAATTTCTAACTCAGGGAAAGAGTATTTAGACAACATGTTAAAGCGTGAAGTTGAACGAACGGGAATTACAAGTTTAAAGATTTCTTTCAACAATGTTTTTGGGTATTACATAGAAGTTAGAAATTCTCATAAAGACAAAGTTCCTGAAGAATGGATTCGTAAACAAACTTTGGTAAATGCAGAGCGTTATATTACTGAAGAATTAAAAGAATACGAAACCAAAATTTTAGGTGCTGAAGAAAAAATAGCCAAACTAGAACAAGAAATATTTTCTAAATTATTACAATATATCATTCAATTTGTACAAATTGTACAGGAAAATGCGCAAATTATTGCAAAAATTGATTGTTTACTGTCTTTTTCAGTTTTAGCAATTGATAACAATTATGTGCGTCCGATTATGGATGAAAGCACAGATTTAGAGATTAAAAACGGTCGTCATCCTGTTATAGAAAAACAGTTGCCAATAGACCAAACTTATATTGCAAATGATGTTGTTTTAAATAGAAATCAACAACAAATAATTATGATTACTGGACCCAATATGTCTGGTAAATCTGCTATTTTAAGGCAAACAGCATTGATTGTTTTATTAGCACAAATGGGAAGTTATGTGCCTGCTCAAAATGCAAAAATTGGTATTGTAGATAAAATTTTTACGCGTGTTGGTGCAAGTGATAATATTTCTATGGGCGAATCTACTTTTATGGTAGAAATGAATGAAACTGCATCGATCTTAAATAACCTTTCTGAGCGTAGTTTGGTTCTTTTAGATGAAATTGGTCGTGGAACTTCTACGTATGACGGAATTTCTATTGCTTGGGCCATTTCTGAGTTCTTACATGAGCATCCTTCTAGAGCAAAAACATTGTTTGCTACGCATTATCATGAATTGAATGAAATGACAGCCACTTTTGAGCGTATTAAAAACTTTAATGTGTCTGTAAAAGAATTAAAAGACACTATTATTTTCTTACGTAAATTGGTTTCTGGAGGTTCTAATCATAGTTTTGGTATTCATGTTGCTAAACTTGCTGGAATGCCAAATATGGTGATTCATAGAGCGAATAAAATACTCGCTAAACTAGAAAAAAGTAATAAAAACACGGAAGTAAAAGACGTTTTAAAACATGAGCAACATGAGGAAATGCAACTTAGCTTTTTTCAGTTAGATGATCCTTTGTTAGAAAACATTAAAGAAGAAATTCTTGCTACAAATATTGATACTTTAACACCCATTGAAGCGCTTATGAAATTGAATGAAATTAAGCGAATGTTGATTAAGAAATAA